A single Cyclopterus lumpus isolate fCycLum1 chromosome 15, fCycLum1.pri, whole genome shotgun sequence DNA region contains:
- the fgfr2 gene encoding fibroblast growth factor receptor 2 isoform X4: MGSVSRGRWRKGVWGALAPTNGMALWAWLLAAVLLSLLTVSVARPPLTATKEDEATVEPEEASNKYQISKPTVCSVHPGELLKLSCPLPPSGTITWTKDGSSLGTNNRTVIEQEVLQIRDATAKDSGLYTCTSVGKDTVCFIVNVTDAISSGDDEDDTERSEDTGADGEQISAPYWTSSAKMEKKLHAVPAANTVKFRCAAGGNPRPKLRWLKNSRPFRQEDRMGGYKVRSQHWTLIMESVVPSDKGNYTCLVENDFGAINHTYTLDVVERSPHRPILQAGLPANITVHVGEDARFVCKVYSDAQPHIQWLKHITQNGSRNGPDGHPYVRVLKRSGINSSDVEMLTLTNVTEKDAGEYICKVSNYIGEANQSGWLTVIPALEKSPGPLSPDYVEIAIYCAGVFLIACMVGIVVICRMRNTAKKPDFGGQPAVHKLSKQIPLRRQVSADSSSSMNSSTPLVRITTRRSSAHDDPIPEYDLPEDPRWEFSRDRLTLGKPLGEGCFGQVVMAEGLGIDKDKPKEAATVAVKMLKDDATEKDLSDLVSEMEMMKMIGKHKNIINLLGACTQYGPLYVIVEYASKGNLREYLRARRPPGMEYSYDIARVSDEQLTFKDLVSCTYQVARGMEYLASQKCIHRDLAARNVLVTESNFMKIADFGLARDVHNIDYYKKTTNGRLPVKWMAPEALFDRVYTHQSDVWSFGVLMWEIFTLGGSPYPGIPVEELFKLLKEGHRMDKPGNCTNELYMMMKDCWHAISSHRPTFKQLVEDLDRILSLNTNEEYLDLCAPAEQYSPSFPDTRSSCSSGDDSVFSHDPLQDEPCLAKYQHINGNVKT, translated from the exons ATGGGATCAGTGTCCAGGGGGAGGTGGAGAAAGGGGGTATGGGGAGCGCTTGCCCCCACTAACGGGATGGCCTTGTGGGCCTGGCTGCTGGCCGCTGTCCTGCTGTCCCTGCTGACCGTCAGCGTGGCCCGGCCGCCCCTCACCGCCACCAAGGAGGACGAGGCCACTGTGGAACCTGAAG AGGCCTCGAACAAATACCAAATTTCTAAGCCCACGGTGTGCTCAGTGCACCCGGGGGAGTTGCTGAAGCTGAGCTGCCCTTTGCCGCCGTCGGGGACCATCACCTGGACCAAAGACGGCAGCTCTCTGGGCACCAACAATCGCACGGTGATAGAGCAGGAGGTGCTGCAGATCCGTGATGCCACGGCAAAGGATTCAGGCCTGTACACCTGCACCAGCGTGGGCAAAGACACGGTCTGCTTCATAGTGAATGTCACAG ATGCCATCTCGTCGGGGGATGATGAGGACGATACTGAGCGATCGGAGGACACTGGGGCGGATGGAGAACAGATAA GCGCTCCGTATTGGACCTCGTCAgcaaagatggagaagaagCTGCACGCGGTGCCAGCTGCCAACACAGTCAAGTTCCGCTGTGCTGCAGGAGGCAACCCCCGGCCGAAGCTGCGCTGGCTTAAAAACAGCAGGCCTTTCCGCCAAGAGGACCGCATGGGAGGCTATAAG GTGCGTAGCCAGCACTGGACCCTGATCATGGAGAGCGTGGTGCCGTCGGACAAGGGCAACTACACCTGTCTGGTGGAGAACGACTTTGGAGCCATTAACCACACCTACACCCTGGATGTAGTGG AACGGTCCCCTCACCGGCCCATTCTCCAGGCCGGTCTCCCGGCCAACATCACGGTTCATGTTGGGGAGGACGCCCGCTTCGTCTGCAAGGTCTACAGCGACGCCCAACCTCATATCCAGTGGCTGAAACACATCACCCAGAACGGCAGTCGCAACGGCCCCGACGGACACCCTTACGTCCGAGTGTTAAAG CGTTCAGGCATTAACAGCTCCGACGTGGAAATGCTCACCCTCACCAACGTGACGGAGAAAGATGCTGGGGAGTATATCTGTAAAGTCTCCAATTATATAGGCGAGGCCAACCAGTCGGGCTGGCTGACTGTCATCCCAG CACTCGAGAAATCTCCAGGGCCCCTTTCCCCAGACTATGTGGAGATCGCGATATACTGTGCAGGCGTCTTCCTCATCGCCTGCATGGTGGGCATCGTGGTGATTTGCCGCATGAGGAACACCGCAAAGAAACCCGACTTTGGGGGCCAACCGGCGGTCCACAAACTGAGCAAGCAGATCCCTCTGCGGCGCCAG GTGTCGGCAGACTCGAGCTCCTCCATGAACTCCAGTACGCCGCTGGTACGCATCACGACACGGCGGAGCTCTGCGCACGACGACCCAATCCCTGAGTATGACCTTCCCGAGGATCCGCGCTGGGAGTTTTCCCGAGACAG GTTGACCCTGGGCAAGCCCCTAGGTGAAGGTTGCTTCGGCCAAGTTGTAATGGCAGAGGGCCTGGGCATCGACAAGGACAAACCCAAGGAGGCTGCAACAGTCGCGGTCAAGATGCTGAAAG ATGACGCCACTGAGAAAGACCTGTCTGACCTGGTGTCAGAGATGgaaatgatgaagatgattgGCAAACATAAGAACATCATTAATCTGTTAGGGGCCTGTACACAATACG GTCCCCTCTATGTAATAGTGGAGTACGCCTCCAAAGGCAACCTTAGGGAGTACCTCAGAGCCCGCCGGCCCCCCGGCATGGAGTACTCCTATGACATCGCCCGTGTCTCAGATGAACAGCTTACTTTTAAAGATCTGGTCTCCTGCACTTATCAGGTGGCACGGGGCATGGAGTACCTAGCATCACAGAAG TGTATACACAGAGACCTGGCGGCCAGGAACGTCCTGGTCACAGAGAGCAACTTCATGAAGATCGCTGACTTTGGCCTGGCCAGAGACGTCCACAACATCGACTACTATAAAAAGACGACTAAC GGTCGCCTCCCGGTAAAATGGATGGCTCCAGAGGCGCTGTTCGACCGGGTCTACACACACCAGAGTGACGT CTGGTCATTTGGGGTGCTGATGTGGGAGATCTTCACCCTCGGGGGCTCCCCCTACCCCGGCATCCCTGTTGAAGAGCTCTTCAAGTTGCTCAAAGAGGGACATCGCATGGACAAGCCTGGCAACTGCACCAACGAGCT gtaCATGATGATGAAAGACTGCTGGCATGCCATCTCATCCCACAGACCTACCTTCAAGCAGCTAGTAGAGGATCTGGATCGCATCCTTTCCCTCAACACCAACGag gaGTATCTGGACCTGTGCGCCCCAGCAGAGCAGTATTCCCCCAGCTTCCCCGACACTCgcagctcctgctcctccgGTGACGACTCTGTGTTTTCCCACGACCCCTTACAGGATGAGCCCTGCCTCGCCAAGTACCAGCACATCAACGGCAACGTGAAAACATGA
- the fgfr2 gene encoding fibroblast growth factor receptor 2 isoform X1 — MGSVSRGRWRKGVWGALAPTNGMALWAWLLAAVLLSLLTVSVARPPLTATKEDEATVEPEEASNKYQISKPTVCSVHPGELLKLSCPLPPSGTITWTKDGSSLGTNNRTVIEQEVLQIRDATAKDSGLYTCTSVGKDTVCFIVNVTDAISSGDDEDDTERSEDTGADGEQISAPYWTSSAKMEKKLHAVPAANTVKFRCAAGGNPRPKLRWLKNSRPFRQEDRMGGYKVRSQHWTLIMESVVPSDKGNYTCLVENDFGAINHTYTLDVVERSPHRPILQAGLPANITVHVGEDARFVCKVYSDAQPHIQWLKHITQNGSRNGPDGHPYVRVLKTAGVNTTDKEIEALYLPNVTFEDAGEFTCLAGNSIGISFHTAWLTVLPALEKSPGPLSPDYVEIAIYCAGVFLIACMVGIVVICRMRNTAKKPDFGGQPAVHKLSKQIPLRRQVTVSADSSSSMNSSTPLVRITTRRSSAHDDPIPEYDLPEDPRWEFSRDRLTLGKPLGEGCFGQVVMAEGLGIDKDKPKEAATVAVKMLKDDATEKDLSDLVSEMEMMKMIGKHKNIINLLGACTQYGPLYVIVEYASKGNLREYLRARRPPGMEYSYDIARVSDEQLTFKDLVSCTYQVARGMEYLASQKCIHRDLAARNVLVTESNFMKIADFGLARDVHNIDYYKKTTNGRLPVKWMAPEALFDRVYTHQSDVWSFGVLMWEIFTLGGSPYPGIPVEELFKLLKEGHRMDKPGNCTNELYMMMKDCWHAISSHRPTFKQLVEDLDRILSLNTNEEYLDLCAPAEQYSPSFPDTRSSCSSGDDSVFSHDPLQDEPCLAKYQHINGNVKT; from the exons ATGGGATCAGTGTCCAGGGGGAGGTGGAGAAAGGGGGTATGGGGAGCGCTTGCCCCCACTAACGGGATGGCCTTGTGGGCCTGGCTGCTGGCCGCTGTCCTGCTGTCCCTGCTGACCGTCAGCGTGGCCCGGCCGCCCCTCACCGCCACCAAGGAGGACGAGGCCACTGTGGAACCTGAAG AGGCCTCGAACAAATACCAAATTTCTAAGCCCACGGTGTGCTCAGTGCACCCGGGGGAGTTGCTGAAGCTGAGCTGCCCTTTGCCGCCGTCGGGGACCATCACCTGGACCAAAGACGGCAGCTCTCTGGGCACCAACAATCGCACGGTGATAGAGCAGGAGGTGCTGCAGATCCGTGATGCCACGGCAAAGGATTCAGGCCTGTACACCTGCACCAGCGTGGGCAAAGACACGGTCTGCTTCATAGTGAATGTCACAG ATGCCATCTCGTCGGGGGATGATGAGGACGATACTGAGCGATCGGAGGACACTGGGGCGGATGGAGAACAGATAA GCGCTCCGTATTGGACCTCGTCAgcaaagatggagaagaagCTGCACGCGGTGCCAGCTGCCAACACAGTCAAGTTCCGCTGTGCTGCAGGAGGCAACCCCCGGCCGAAGCTGCGCTGGCTTAAAAACAGCAGGCCTTTCCGCCAAGAGGACCGCATGGGAGGCTATAAG GTGCGTAGCCAGCACTGGACCCTGATCATGGAGAGCGTGGTGCCGTCGGACAAGGGCAACTACACCTGTCTGGTGGAGAACGACTTTGGAGCCATTAACCACACCTACACCCTGGATGTAGTGG AACGGTCCCCTCACCGGCCCATTCTCCAGGCCGGTCTCCCGGCCAACATCACGGTTCATGTTGGGGAGGACGCCCGCTTCGTCTGCAAGGTCTACAGCGACGCCCAACCTCATATCCAGTGGCTGAAACACATCACCCAGAACGGCAGTCGCAACGGCCCCGACGGACACCCTTACGTCCGAGTGTTAAAG ACCGCAGGTGTTAACACCACAGATAAGGAGATAGAAGCTCTCTACTTGCCCAATGTAACATTTGAAGATGCTGGGGAGTTTACGTGCTTGGCGGGTAATTCTATTGGGATCTCCTTTCACACTGCTTGGTTGACGGTGCTTCCAG CACTCGAGAAATCTCCAGGGCCCCTTTCCCCAGACTATGTGGAGATCGCGATATACTGTGCAGGCGTCTTCCTCATCGCCTGCATGGTGGGCATCGTGGTGATTTGCCGCATGAGGAACACCGCAAAGAAACCCGACTTTGGGGGCCAACCGGCGGTCCACAAACTGAGCAAGCAGATCCCTCTGCGGCGCCAGGTAACA GTGTCGGCAGACTCGAGCTCCTCCATGAACTCCAGTACGCCGCTGGTACGCATCACGACACGGCGGAGCTCTGCGCACGACGACCCAATCCCTGAGTATGACCTTCCCGAGGATCCGCGCTGGGAGTTTTCCCGAGACAG GTTGACCCTGGGCAAGCCCCTAGGTGAAGGTTGCTTCGGCCAAGTTGTAATGGCAGAGGGCCTGGGCATCGACAAGGACAAACCCAAGGAGGCTGCAACAGTCGCGGTCAAGATGCTGAAAG ATGACGCCACTGAGAAAGACCTGTCTGACCTGGTGTCAGAGATGgaaatgatgaagatgattgGCAAACATAAGAACATCATTAATCTGTTAGGGGCCTGTACACAATACG GTCCCCTCTATGTAATAGTGGAGTACGCCTCCAAAGGCAACCTTAGGGAGTACCTCAGAGCCCGCCGGCCCCCCGGCATGGAGTACTCCTATGACATCGCCCGTGTCTCAGATGAACAGCTTACTTTTAAAGATCTGGTCTCCTGCACTTATCAGGTGGCACGGGGCATGGAGTACCTAGCATCACAGAAG TGTATACACAGAGACCTGGCGGCCAGGAACGTCCTGGTCACAGAGAGCAACTTCATGAAGATCGCTGACTTTGGCCTGGCCAGAGACGTCCACAACATCGACTACTATAAAAAGACGACTAAC GGTCGCCTCCCGGTAAAATGGATGGCTCCAGAGGCGCTGTTCGACCGGGTCTACACACACCAGAGTGACGT CTGGTCATTTGGGGTGCTGATGTGGGAGATCTTCACCCTCGGGGGCTCCCCCTACCCCGGCATCCCTGTTGAAGAGCTCTTCAAGTTGCTCAAAGAGGGACATCGCATGGACAAGCCTGGCAACTGCACCAACGAGCT gtaCATGATGATGAAAGACTGCTGGCATGCCATCTCATCCCACAGACCTACCTTCAAGCAGCTAGTAGAGGATCTGGATCGCATCCTTTCCCTCAACACCAACGag gaGTATCTGGACCTGTGCGCCCCAGCAGAGCAGTATTCCCCCAGCTTCCCCGACACTCgcagctcctgctcctccgGTGACGACTCTGTGTTTTCCCACGACCCCTTACAGGATGAGCCCTGCCTCGCCAAGTACCAGCACATCAACGGCAACGTGAAAACATGA
- the fgfr2 gene encoding fibroblast growth factor receptor 2 isoform X3: MGSVSRGRWRKGVWGALAPTNGMALWAWLLAAVLLSLLTVSVARPPLTATKEDEATVEPEEASNKYQISKPTVCSVHPGELLKLSCPLPPSGTITWTKDGSSLGTNNRTVIEQEVLQIRDATAKDSGLYTCTSVGKDTVCFIVNVTDAISSGDDEDDTERSEDTGADGEQISAPYWTSSAKMEKKLHAVPAANTVKFRCAAGGNPRPKLRWLKNSRPFRQEDRMGGYKVRSQHWTLIMESVVPSDKGNYTCLVENDFGAINHTYTLDVVERSPHRPILQAGLPANITVHVGEDARFVCKVYSDAQPHIQWLKHITQNGSRNGPDGHPYVRVLKRSGINSSDVEMLTLTNVTEKDAGEYICKVSNYIGEANQSGWLTVIPALEKSPGPLSPDYVEIAIYCAGVFLIACMVGIVVICRMRNTAKKPDFGGQPAVHKLSKQIPLRRQVTVSADSSSSMNSSTPLVRITTRRSSAHDDPIPEYDLPEDPRWEFSRDRLTLGKPLGEGCFGQVVMAEGLGIDKDKPKEAATVAVKMLKDDATEKDLSDLVSEMEMMKMIGKHKNIINLLGACTQYGPLYVIVEYASKGNLREYLRARRPPGMEYSYDIARVSDEQLTFKDLVSCTYQVARGMEYLASQKCIHRDLAARNVLVTESNFMKIADFGLARDVHNIDYYKKTTNGRLPVKWMAPEALFDRVYTHQSDVWSFGVLMWEIFTLGGSPYPGIPVEELFKLLKEGHRMDKPGNCTNELYMMMKDCWHAISSHRPTFKQLVEDLDRILSLNTNEEYLDLCAPAEQYSPSFPDTRSSCSSGDDSVFSHDPLQDEPCLAKYQHINGNVKT; this comes from the exons ATGGGATCAGTGTCCAGGGGGAGGTGGAGAAAGGGGGTATGGGGAGCGCTTGCCCCCACTAACGGGATGGCCTTGTGGGCCTGGCTGCTGGCCGCTGTCCTGCTGTCCCTGCTGACCGTCAGCGTGGCCCGGCCGCCCCTCACCGCCACCAAGGAGGACGAGGCCACTGTGGAACCTGAAG AGGCCTCGAACAAATACCAAATTTCTAAGCCCACGGTGTGCTCAGTGCACCCGGGGGAGTTGCTGAAGCTGAGCTGCCCTTTGCCGCCGTCGGGGACCATCACCTGGACCAAAGACGGCAGCTCTCTGGGCACCAACAATCGCACGGTGATAGAGCAGGAGGTGCTGCAGATCCGTGATGCCACGGCAAAGGATTCAGGCCTGTACACCTGCACCAGCGTGGGCAAAGACACGGTCTGCTTCATAGTGAATGTCACAG ATGCCATCTCGTCGGGGGATGATGAGGACGATACTGAGCGATCGGAGGACACTGGGGCGGATGGAGAACAGATAA GCGCTCCGTATTGGACCTCGTCAgcaaagatggagaagaagCTGCACGCGGTGCCAGCTGCCAACACAGTCAAGTTCCGCTGTGCTGCAGGAGGCAACCCCCGGCCGAAGCTGCGCTGGCTTAAAAACAGCAGGCCTTTCCGCCAAGAGGACCGCATGGGAGGCTATAAG GTGCGTAGCCAGCACTGGACCCTGATCATGGAGAGCGTGGTGCCGTCGGACAAGGGCAACTACACCTGTCTGGTGGAGAACGACTTTGGAGCCATTAACCACACCTACACCCTGGATGTAGTGG AACGGTCCCCTCACCGGCCCATTCTCCAGGCCGGTCTCCCGGCCAACATCACGGTTCATGTTGGGGAGGACGCCCGCTTCGTCTGCAAGGTCTACAGCGACGCCCAACCTCATATCCAGTGGCTGAAACACATCACCCAGAACGGCAGTCGCAACGGCCCCGACGGACACCCTTACGTCCGAGTGTTAAAG CGTTCAGGCATTAACAGCTCCGACGTGGAAATGCTCACCCTCACCAACGTGACGGAGAAAGATGCTGGGGAGTATATCTGTAAAGTCTCCAATTATATAGGCGAGGCCAACCAGTCGGGCTGGCTGACTGTCATCCCAG CACTCGAGAAATCTCCAGGGCCCCTTTCCCCAGACTATGTGGAGATCGCGATATACTGTGCAGGCGTCTTCCTCATCGCCTGCATGGTGGGCATCGTGGTGATTTGCCGCATGAGGAACACCGCAAAGAAACCCGACTTTGGGGGCCAACCGGCGGTCCACAAACTGAGCAAGCAGATCCCTCTGCGGCGCCAGGTAACA GTGTCGGCAGACTCGAGCTCCTCCATGAACTCCAGTACGCCGCTGGTACGCATCACGACACGGCGGAGCTCTGCGCACGACGACCCAATCCCTGAGTATGACCTTCCCGAGGATCCGCGCTGGGAGTTTTCCCGAGACAG GTTGACCCTGGGCAAGCCCCTAGGTGAAGGTTGCTTCGGCCAAGTTGTAATGGCAGAGGGCCTGGGCATCGACAAGGACAAACCCAAGGAGGCTGCAACAGTCGCGGTCAAGATGCTGAAAG ATGACGCCACTGAGAAAGACCTGTCTGACCTGGTGTCAGAGATGgaaatgatgaagatgattgGCAAACATAAGAACATCATTAATCTGTTAGGGGCCTGTACACAATACG GTCCCCTCTATGTAATAGTGGAGTACGCCTCCAAAGGCAACCTTAGGGAGTACCTCAGAGCCCGCCGGCCCCCCGGCATGGAGTACTCCTATGACATCGCCCGTGTCTCAGATGAACAGCTTACTTTTAAAGATCTGGTCTCCTGCACTTATCAGGTGGCACGGGGCATGGAGTACCTAGCATCACAGAAG TGTATACACAGAGACCTGGCGGCCAGGAACGTCCTGGTCACAGAGAGCAACTTCATGAAGATCGCTGACTTTGGCCTGGCCAGAGACGTCCACAACATCGACTACTATAAAAAGACGACTAAC GGTCGCCTCCCGGTAAAATGGATGGCTCCAGAGGCGCTGTTCGACCGGGTCTACACACACCAGAGTGACGT CTGGTCATTTGGGGTGCTGATGTGGGAGATCTTCACCCTCGGGGGCTCCCCCTACCCCGGCATCCCTGTTGAAGAGCTCTTCAAGTTGCTCAAAGAGGGACATCGCATGGACAAGCCTGGCAACTGCACCAACGAGCT gtaCATGATGATGAAAGACTGCTGGCATGCCATCTCATCCCACAGACCTACCTTCAAGCAGCTAGTAGAGGATCTGGATCGCATCCTTTCCCTCAACACCAACGag gaGTATCTGGACCTGTGCGCCCCAGCAGAGCAGTATTCCCCCAGCTTCCCCGACACTCgcagctcctgctcctccgGTGACGACTCTGTGTTTTCCCACGACCCCTTACAGGATGAGCCCTGCCTCGCCAAGTACCAGCACATCAACGGCAACGTGAAAACATGA
- the fgfr2 gene encoding fibroblast growth factor receptor 2 isoform X6 has product MGSVSRGRWRKGVWGALAPTNGMALWAWLLAAVLLSLLTVSVARPPLTATKEDEATVEPEGAPYWTSSAKMEKKLHAVPAANTVKFRCAAGGNPRPKLRWLKNSRPFRQEDRMGGYKVRSQHWTLIMESVVPSDKGNYTCLVENDFGAINHTYTLDVVERSPHRPILQAGLPANITVHVGEDARFVCKVYSDAQPHIQWLKHITQNGSRNGPDGHPYVRVLKTAGVNTTDKEIEALYLPNVTFEDAGEFTCLAGNSIGISFHTAWLTVLPALEKSPGPLSPDYVEIAIYCAGVFLIACMVGIVVICRMRNTAKKPDFGGQPAVHKLSKQIPLRRQVTVSADSSSSMNSSTPLVRITTRRSSAHDDPIPEYDLPEDPRWEFSRDRLTLGKPLGEGCFGQVVMAEGLGIDKDKPKEAATVAVKMLKDDATEKDLSDLVSEMEMMKMIGKHKNIINLLGACTQYGPLYVIVEYASKGNLREYLRARRPPGMEYSYDIARVSDEQLTFKDLVSCTYQVARGMEYLASQKCIHRDLAARNVLVTESNFMKIADFGLARDVHNIDYYKKTTNGRLPVKWMAPEALFDRVYTHQSDVWSFGVLMWEIFTLGGSPYPGIPVEELFKLLKEGHRMDKPGNCTNELYMMMKDCWHAISSHRPTFKQLVEDLDRILSLNTNEEYLDLCAPAEQYSPSFPDTRSSCSSGDDSVFSHDPLQDEPCLAKYQHINGNVKT; this is encoded by the exons ATGGGATCAGTGTCCAGGGGGAGGTGGAGAAAGGGGGTATGGGGAGCGCTTGCCCCCACTAACGGGATGGCCTTGTGGGCCTGGCTGCTGGCCGCTGTCCTGCTGTCCCTGCTGACCGTCAGCGTGGCCCGGCCGCCCCTCACCGCCACCAAGGAGGACGAGGCCACTGTGGAACCTGAAG GCGCTCCGTATTGGACCTCGTCAgcaaagatggagaagaagCTGCACGCGGTGCCAGCTGCCAACACAGTCAAGTTCCGCTGTGCTGCAGGAGGCAACCCCCGGCCGAAGCTGCGCTGGCTTAAAAACAGCAGGCCTTTCCGCCAAGAGGACCGCATGGGAGGCTATAAG GTGCGTAGCCAGCACTGGACCCTGATCATGGAGAGCGTGGTGCCGTCGGACAAGGGCAACTACACCTGTCTGGTGGAGAACGACTTTGGAGCCATTAACCACACCTACACCCTGGATGTAGTGG AACGGTCCCCTCACCGGCCCATTCTCCAGGCCGGTCTCCCGGCCAACATCACGGTTCATGTTGGGGAGGACGCCCGCTTCGTCTGCAAGGTCTACAGCGACGCCCAACCTCATATCCAGTGGCTGAAACACATCACCCAGAACGGCAGTCGCAACGGCCCCGACGGACACCCTTACGTCCGAGTGTTAAAG ACCGCAGGTGTTAACACCACAGATAAGGAGATAGAAGCTCTCTACTTGCCCAATGTAACATTTGAAGATGCTGGGGAGTTTACGTGCTTGGCGGGTAATTCTATTGGGATCTCCTTTCACACTGCTTGGTTGACGGTGCTTCCAG CACTCGAGAAATCTCCAGGGCCCCTTTCCCCAGACTATGTGGAGATCGCGATATACTGTGCAGGCGTCTTCCTCATCGCCTGCATGGTGGGCATCGTGGTGATTTGCCGCATGAGGAACACCGCAAAGAAACCCGACTTTGGGGGCCAACCGGCGGTCCACAAACTGAGCAAGCAGATCCCTCTGCGGCGCCAGGTAACA GTGTCGGCAGACTCGAGCTCCTCCATGAACTCCAGTACGCCGCTGGTACGCATCACGACACGGCGGAGCTCTGCGCACGACGACCCAATCCCTGAGTATGACCTTCCCGAGGATCCGCGCTGGGAGTTTTCCCGAGACAG GTTGACCCTGGGCAAGCCCCTAGGTGAAGGTTGCTTCGGCCAAGTTGTAATGGCAGAGGGCCTGGGCATCGACAAGGACAAACCCAAGGAGGCTGCAACAGTCGCGGTCAAGATGCTGAAAG ATGACGCCACTGAGAAAGACCTGTCTGACCTGGTGTCAGAGATGgaaatgatgaagatgattgGCAAACATAAGAACATCATTAATCTGTTAGGGGCCTGTACACAATACG GTCCCCTCTATGTAATAGTGGAGTACGCCTCCAAAGGCAACCTTAGGGAGTACCTCAGAGCCCGCCGGCCCCCCGGCATGGAGTACTCCTATGACATCGCCCGTGTCTCAGATGAACAGCTTACTTTTAAAGATCTGGTCTCCTGCACTTATCAGGTGGCACGGGGCATGGAGTACCTAGCATCACAGAAG TGTATACACAGAGACCTGGCGGCCAGGAACGTCCTGGTCACAGAGAGCAACTTCATGAAGATCGCTGACTTTGGCCTGGCCAGAGACGTCCACAACATCGACTACTATAAAAAGACGACTAAC GGTCGCCTCCCGGTAAAATGGATGGCTCCAGAGGCGCTGTTCGACCGGGTCTACACACACCAGAGTGACGT CTGGTCATTTGGGGTGCTGATGTGGGAGATCTTCACCCTCGGGGGCTCCCCCTACCCCGGCATCCCTGTTGAAGAGCTCTTCAAGTTGCTCAAAGAGGGACATCGCATGGACAAGCCTGGCAACTGCACCAACGAGCT gtaCATGATGATGAAAGACTGCTGGCATGCCATCTCATCCCACAGACCTACCTTCAAGCAGCTAGTAGAGGATCTGGATCGCATCCTTTCCCTCAACACCAACGag gaGTATCTGGACCTGTGCGCCCCAGCAGAGCAGTATTCCCCCAGCTTCCCCGACACTCgcagctcctgctcctccgGTGACGACTCTGTGTTTTCCCACGACCCCTTACAGGATGAGCCCTGCCTCGCCAAGTACCAGCACATCAACGGCAACGTGAAAACATGA